The Methanolacinia petrolearia DSM 11571 genome has a segment encoding these proteins:
- a CDS encoding daunorubicin resistance protein DrrA family ABC transporter ATP-binding protein, which produces MSGVIEVRDLTKTFGSTVAVDHISFSVKEGEILGFLGPNGAGKTTTTRMLTGVIPPVSGTVTILGHDIWREPVLAKQGFGVVPEISNAYTDLTAWRNLQLMGDLYGLSRDLADRRATELLGTLGLLDRKDQKVQAYSKGMKQRLVLAMALPHEPRLLFLDEPTSGLDVQSTRLILTLLRKLNRDGTTIFLTTHNMEEANLLCDRIAIIRAGKLVAVDAPEKLKTEIDRVHRVEVSFDREVPDDEICGLLGVTGAERTGDKWQIVTENPDAAIRSLVAFSRQHGAAIVTLVTHAPTLDEAFLRLTGEMES; this is translated from the coding sequence GTGAGCGGGGTGATCGAAGTCAGGGATCTGACAAAGACCTTCGGTTCCACCGTCGCCGTAGATCATATCTCATTCTCTGTAAAGGAGGGGGAGATCCTGGGTTTTCTCGGCCCTAACGGTGCGGGCAAGACAACCACAACTCGTATGCTGACCGGCGTGATCCCTCCTGTGTCCGGTACTGTGACAATCCTCGGGCACGATATATGGCGTGAACCGGTGCTGGCCAAACAGGGATTCGGGGTGGTTCCCGAGATTTCTAACGCCTATACTGATCTTACAGCCTGGCGGAACCTTCAGTTGATGGGTGACCTCTATGGTCTTTCGCGTGACCTTGCTGACCGGCGTGCGACGGAGCTTCTCGGTACACTCGGACTCCTGGACCGAAAGGATCAGAAGGTTCAGGCATACTCGAAAGGCATGAAGCAGCGACTCGTTCTTGCGATGGCTCTTCCCCATGAGCCCCGACTTCTCTTCCTTGACGAACCAACGAGCGGGCTCGACGTGCAGAGCACACGGCTGATCCTCACTCTGCTGCGAAAATTGAACAGGGACGGGACAACTATCTTCCTCACAACGCATAACATGGAAGAGGCAAATCTGCTCTGTGATCGGATTGCAATTATCCGGGCCGGTAAACTTGTGGCGGTCGATGCCCCGGAAAAGCTCAAGACAGAGATTGATCGTGTGCACAGGGTAGAGGTGAGCTTTGACCGGGAAGTGCCTGATGATGAGATCTGTGGACTGTTGGGAGTGACCGGTGCGGAGCGGACCGGAGACAAGTGGCAGATCGTGACAGAAAACCCGGATGCCGCTATCCGCTCTCTGGTGGCATTCAGCCGTCAGCATGGGGCGGCGATCGTGACGCTCGTAACTCATGCACCCACTCTGGATGAGGCGTTCCTCAGGCTGACAGGGGAGATGGAATCGTGA
- a CDS encoding 4Fe-4S binding protein, with product MAGKRIRRIIPAAAGAAGLAVPACAAVCPKGIGDCPYPGRCFLYVDSNGDSICDYTPGDTSQVATDADPVTVTNSSATDSGNRHRGGSAADTVQSTVSPSGGPESSPESGLNPLLLTAAGLFVAGVLILSAYFILRYLKRENPLLYSRLFLYAGMVPLLLAILIVLNDPESFGISGTFADMAERYSGIVYMFGGALVMAGLWLKNGVSREMTISVLILTIAAGFLLVLPIAPDGFYSVVSGLTTLQFAGIGFVGLVLLVCISLIFGRVFCAHMCPAGAVQELLSRLPLPKLEIRDRRIPNAVRLIVFIVLIAGALFSINTFEYIGVSHFFAMIFSAAAVVFAVILVLSLFVYRPFCTFLCPYGLVFSMASRFGRFGLKRTEDCIDCGKCERVCPTVEAGRDGRKAECYLCGRCIEVCPKDSAIVFGKRSEP from the coding sequence ATGGCAGGAAAAAGAATCAGAAGGATAATCCCTGCGGCTGCAGGGGCTGCGGGTCTTGCAGTGCCGGCATGTGCGGCGGTATGCCCCAAGGGTATCGGAGACTGTCCTTATCCGGGGCGCTGCTTCCTTTATGTAGACTCCAACGGGGATTCCATCTGCGATTATACGCCCGGTGATACATCCCAGGTGGCAACCGATGCCGATCCTGTTACGGTAACAAACAGTTCAGCAACCGATTCAGGTAACAGGCACAGGGGAGGATCTGCGGCGGATACCGTGCAGTCGACTGTATCGCCGTCAGGGGGGCCTGAATCCTCACCTGAATCGGGCCTGAATCCGCTTTTGCTTACTGCCGCAGGGCTGTTTGTTGCCGGTGTCCTGATCCTTTCAGCATATTTCATCCTGAGATATCTAAAGAGAGAAAACCCTTTGCTTTACAGCAGGTTATTCCTGTATGCCGGGATGGTTCCGCTTCTTCTTGCAATTCTCATAGTCCTTAACGATCCTGAGTCTTTTGGTATCAGCGGCACATTTGCCGATATGGCGGAGCGCTATTCGGGGATAGTGTATATGTTCGGTGGAGCTCTTGTCATGGCCGGCCTTTGGCTCAAAAACGGTGTTTCGAGGGAGATGACAATCTCGGTTTTGATACTTACCATTGCGGCAGGCTTCCTCCTGGTGCTCCCGATAGCACCGGACGGTTTCTATTCGGTGGTTTCGGGCCTGACTACTCTCCAGTTCGCGGGGATCGGTTTTGTCGGGCTTGTCCTGCTGGTATGTATTTCGCTGATATTCGGGCGGGTCTTCTGTGCGCATATGTGCCCGGCGGGGGCGGTCCAGGAGCTCCTATCAAGACTACCGCTGCCGAAACTGGAGATCCGTGACAGGCGTATTCCGAATGCCGTACGGCTGATTGTATTTATCGTTCTTATAGCTGGTGCGCTGTTTTCGATAAATACATTCGAATACATCGGTGTTTCGCACTTCTTTGCGATGATATTTTCAGCTGCCGCAGTGGTGTTTGCAGTCATACTGGTTCTTTCGCTGTTTGTTTACAGGCCGTTCTGCACTTTCCTGTGCCCGTATGGCCTTGTGTTCTCGATGGCCTCCCGTTTCGGGAGATTCGGGCTTAAGAGGACCGAAGACTGCATCGACTGCGGGAAATGCGAGAGAGTTTGCCCGACGGTTGAAGCAGGGAGGGATGGCAGGAAAGCGGAGTGCTATCTCTGCGGAAGATGTATTGAGGTCTGTCCGAAAGATTCGGCAATAGTCTTCGGGAAGAGAAGCGAGCCTTAA
- a CDS encoding winged helix-turn-helix transcriptional regulator, whose protein sequence is MHHDSNRICLCPLEGIITTISKKWAILLITILGHHEKLRFNDLMNILDGISPKTLTDLLKELQRTGLVERESFPEIPPRVEYSLTDDGKELCEVIIPLVKWAEKRDNLHEKKCTLKCRSSCCPSRHSSGEGEKSGNE, encoded by the coding sequence ATGCACCACGATAGTAACAGGATCTGCCTCTGCCCGCTCGAAGGGATCATTACCACAATATCCAAAAAATGGGCCATTCTGCTCATCACAATCCTCGGGCATCACGAAAAACTACGATTCAACGACCTTATGAATATACTGGACGGAATAAGCCCGAAAACGCTGACAGACCTCTTAAAAGAGCTACAGAGAACAGGTCTGGTAGAGAGGGAGTCATTTCCCGAAATCCCTCCCCGCGTCGAATATTCACTGACCGACGACGGAAAAGAACTCTGCGAAGTTATCATCCCCCTGGTCAAATGGGCCGAGAAGAGGGACAACCTTCATGAAAAGAAATGCACGCTGAAGTGCCGGAGTTCCTGTTGTCCCTCAAGACACTCTTCTGGCGAGGGAGAGAAATCAGGGAACGAGTGA
- a CDS encoding DUF5714 domain-containing protein encodes MTDEKTGCLICGGELVYSDTEKEMECSFCGKKFRTNVACENGHFICDECHGREAEAMITAFCLNTDLKDPIKIAITLMRHPSMHMHGPEHHYLVPAVLITAYYNEINEQEKKEKALKKALSRSEHIKGGFCGTHGTCGAAIGTGIFISVITGSTPLSGESWSLSNRMTATALMAIANAGGPRCCKRDTYLAIIGAVKFLEENFKVALPVTEEFCCEFSGLNRECRKKECPFWCGQSDNLK; translated from the coding sequence ATGACTGATGAGAAGACCGGTTGCCTCATCTGCGGCGGGGAACTGGTCTACAGCGATACCGAAAAGGAGATGGAGTGCTCGTTTTGCGGTAAGAAATTCAGGACAAACGTTGCCTGCGAAAACGGCCATTTCATATGCGACGAATGCCACGGCAGGGAGGCGGAAGCAATGATAACCGCGTTCTGCCTGAATACGGATCTCAAAGACCCGATAAAAATTGCAATAACGCTCATGCGCCACCCAAGCATGCACATGCACGGCCCCGAACACCACTACCTCGTCCCGGCAGTACTCATCACCGCGTATTATAATGAAATAAACGAGCAGGAAAAGAAGGAAAAAGCGCTGAAGAAGGCACTCAGTCGTTCTGAGCATATCAAAGGCGGTTTCTGCGGAACGCACGGAACATGCGGTGCAGCGATCGGAACAGGGATCTTCATAAGCGTGATCACGGGCTCGACCCCTCTTTCAGGAGAGTCCTGGTCGCTATCGAACAGGATGACGGCAACGGCTTTAATGGCAATTGCCAACGCAGGGGGGCCCAGGTGCTGTAAACGGGATACATACCTCGCGATAATCGGGGCGGTTAAGTTCCTGGAAGAGAACTTCAAAGTCGCCCTGCCGGTTACGGAAGAGTTCTGCTGTGAATTTTCCGGACTGAACAGGGAATGCCGGAAGAAAGAATGCCCGTTCTGGTGCGGGCAATCAGACAATCTGAAATAG
- a CDS encoding class I SAM-dependent methyltransferase gives MAGAKDYDEIALKCVPYHDAFFGTVLDFIFPEDKKILELACGTGILTEMIAGKCPGADISCVDSDGSMIEKAGEKPALSGVRFIEGDMRDCSGSGYDAVVITQAIFFIDDSDRKILVAKIRDMLKEGGRFISGDMFVPGTEFEKELYKKNWIDLMLSNGLSLSEAENMIAPLDDFCGKNTIESFSSELKKAGFSRVIVPYRSGYYGVVVGYK, from the coding sequence ATGGCAGGAGCAAAAGATTACGACGAGATCGCGTTAAAGTGTGTTCCATACCACGATGCTTTTTTCGGAACTGTTCTGGATTTCATCTTCCCGGAGGATAAGAAGATCCTTGAGCTTGCGTGCGGCACCGGAATCCTTACGGAGATGATCGCCGGAAAATGCCCGGGTGCAGATATTTCCTGTGTCGATTCGGACGGATCTATGATCGAAAAAGCCGGTGAAAAACCTGCACTTTCCGGTGTCAGGTTCATTGAAGGTGATATGAGAGATTGTTCCGGGAGCGGTTATGATGCGGTCGTTATTACACAGGCGATTTTTTTCATCGATGATTCCGACAGGAAGATTCTTGTTGCAAAGATCCGCGACATGCTTAAAGAGGGCGGCAGGTTCATCTCCGGCGATATGTTCGTCCCGGGTACAGAATTTGAAAAGGAGTTATACAAAAAGAACTGGATTGACCTGATGCTCTCAAACGGACTCTCCCTTTCCGAAGCGGAGAATATGATCGCGCCTCTCGATGATTTTTGCGGGAAGAATACTATTGAATCCTTTTCCTCAGAGCTTAAGAAAGCGGGTTTTAGCAGGGTGATTGTTCCCTACAGGTCGGGATATTATGGGGTTGTTGTAGGCTACAAATAG
- a CDS encoding DUF5400 domain-containing protein, with protein sequence MEYTYLVITLAILLSSITTGFITFRMIGMRLAVHFGFLMLAFIATIAAIATGLTTTVLAAAVLQILATITAYTQIWPTLKYSIQTSPGYAPHLALMTMLPVLALAAVLM encoded by the coding sequence ATGGAATACACATACCTTGTTATTACCCTGGCGATCCTGCTGAGCAGCATAACTACGGGATTCATCACCTTCCGGATGATCGGGATGCGTCTTGCAGTGCACTTCGGGTTTCTGATGCTCGCCTTCATTGCAACCATTGCAGCGATTGCGACAGGTCTCACGACAACAGTCCTTGCAGCCGCCGTCCTCCAGATCCTGGCGACGATTACGGCATACACGCAGATCTGGCCGACACTGAAATACTCGATCCAGACATCCCCGGGCTACGCACCGCACCTTGCCCTCATGACGATGCTGCCGGTGCTCGCCCTTGCAGCAGTGCTGATGTAA
- a CDS encoding DNA-directed DNA polymerase II large subunit: MQTSPEMNAYFKSLQTGLETAIKVAKQARLKGIDPRTSVEIPIANDLADRVEALLDIKGVAARLRELGETMSREEVALKIGDDFIAKKFGEQTREDILDHAIRTSMALLTEGVVAAPTEGIGKIGVGRNDDGTEYLKIYYAGPIRSAGGTAQALSVLVGDYVRKGLGMSAFIPRDEEVERYVEEIKKYNNIMSLQYLPPDDDLRYIVRNCPVCVDGEPTEKVEVSGFRNLERIETNVVRGGMALVVAEGMGLKAPKIQKVVRKVRMEGWEWLDKLVSGGTSSAGKEGAKEEKDEGFHLKPKDKYIKDLIGGRPVFSYPMKAGGFRLRYGRSRNTGFAAAGFNPSTLHILGDFLAVGTQMKVERPGKAAGVVPVDTVEGPTVRLTNGDVMRIDTIEDALKYGPQVERIIDVGEMLVSYGEFLENNHNLVPSAYCHEWWMLEGGERRPENMMEAVEMAVSGAYLHPDYTYIWDDISVEDVIALADAVSAEGEIKEGVLYLPGDFSLKSTLEILLLPHKVREGKIVIESPIVFLACLGLTMNLEKRETREHLPECKNGLEAASCLSGFKMRSKAGTRIGGRMGRPGKSKPRKMNPPPNGLFPVGDEGGSRRSFQEASKSKENRQGGLITAEMGLRRCPSCKKITYKNICECGTHTEPEYVCPKCGRNVVGGKCPVCGMEGVCSQQVQIDVKAEYDSALKNVGMIRDMEPKLVKGVKGMMSKERCAEPLEKAVLRAANELYVFKDGTLRYDMIDLPLTHFKPKEIGTSVERLIELGYPKDVYGKPLESEDQVLELKCQDILVSEDCGEWLLKVAMFIDEMLGKLYDLPPYYNAEKKEDIVGRLLMGLAPHTSAGVLVRLLGFSKAFVGYGHPYFHAAKRRNCFQGETEITVYDNEKWQTLPIRKFVLENFDISKTNFDLVGTYYSDPSKTFWVHSLDISGAVRMRRVTSVSVHRSPKTLIRFETSRGRSVTVTPEHTMLVCDLAYQRRVKALELKEGDFVPIFEGTCMINDRIVGRDILESAEDYVFCMTVDQDHNLPANGIFTGQCDGDEDCVMLLLDGLINFSKCFLPETRGGSMDAPLVLTSRIDPSEVDGECHNVDACPSYPLELYLEALKYTHPKDLEKKIDHVALRLGTPGQYEGIMFTHDTTDISAGPLISSYNTLKTMTDKLEAELELGKIIRAVDADDVAERVLNTHFIRDIMGNLNSFSKQSMRCTKCNAKYRRMPLSGKCRCGNKVIPTVHEGSVKKYLEMSQKMCDEYNVSEYTRQRVEVLSMAVLSTFGEPPEKQMGLADFM, from the coding sequence ATGCAGACCTCGCCGGAGATGAATGCCTATTTTAAATCGCTTCAGACCGGGCTTGAAACCGCAATAAAGGTTGCAAAGCAGGCGCGTCTGAAGGGGATCGATCCGAGGACCAGTGTGGAGATCCCTATTGCAAACGATCTTGCCGACAGGGTCGAGGCACTGCTTGACATCAAAGGAGTAGCGGCGAGACTCCGTGAACTCGGCGAAACGATGTCCCGCGAGGAGGTCGCCCTGAAGATAGGCGACGATTTTATTGCAAAGAAATTCGGCGAGCAGACAAGGGAAGATATCCTCGATCACGCGATAAGAACATCGATGGCTCTCCTGACCGAGGGTGTCGTTGCGGCCCCGACCGAGGGTATAGGAAAGATCGGCGTCGGCAGGAACGACGACGGAACAGAATATTTAAAGATCTATTATGCCGGGCCTATCAGAAGTGCGGGCGGAACGGCCCAGGCTCTCTCTGTTCTCGTCGGGGATTATGTCCGGAAAGGTCTTGGGATGTCCGCGTTTATCCCGAGGGACGAGGAGGTCGAGAGGTATGTCGAGGAGATTAAGAAATACAACAATATCATGAGCCTCCAGTACCTCCCGCCGGACGACGATCTCAGGTATATCGTCAGGAACTGTCCTGTCTGCGTCGACGGCGAGCCGACGGAGAAGGTCGAGGTCTCGGGTTTCAGGAACCTCGAACGCATTGAGACCAATGTCGTCAGGGGCGGTATGGCTCTCGTGGTTGCGGAGGGAATGGGGCTTAAGGCCCCGAAGATCCAGAAGGTCGTCCGCAAGGTCAGGATGGAGGGCTGGGAATGGCTCGACAAACTCGTATCGGGCGGTACTTCTTCTGCCGGCAAAGAGGGGGCAAAAGAGGAGAAGGACGAGGGATTCCACCTCAAGCCCAAGGACAAATATATCAAGGATCTTATCGGTGGAAGACCGGTCTTCTCCTACCCGATGAAAGCCGGCGGTTTCAGGCTGAGATACGGCCGTTCGAGAAATACCGGATTTGCGGCTGCAGGATTCAATCCTTCAACTCTCCATATACTCGGCGACTTCCTTGCGGTCGGCACCCAGATGAAGGTCGAGCGTCCCGGGAAGGCGGCGGGAGTAGTCCCGGTCGATACTGTCGAAGGGCCGACCGTTCGTCTCACCAACGGGGACGTGATGAGGATCGACACGATAGAGGATGCGCTGAAGTACGGTCCGCAGGTCGAAAGAATCATCGATGTCGGCGAGATGCTCGTTTCATACGGTGAATTCCTCGAGAACAACCACAACCTCGTTCCGTCCGCATACTGCCACGAGTGGTGGATGCTCGAAGGCGGTGAAAGGCGGCCGGAGAACATGATGGAAGCGGTCGAGATGGCCGTGTCCGGTGCATATCTTCATCCGGATTATACATATATCTGGGACGATATCTCCGTTGAAGATGTAATCGCCCTTGCAGATGCAGTGTCTGCCGAAGGAGAGATCAAGGAAGGCGTCCTGTATCTCCCCGGCGATTTTTCGCTGAAGAGCACTCTTGAAATTCTCCTCCTTCCCCATAAAGTTCGTGAGGGAAAGATCGTTATCGAATCCCCGATCGTCTTTCTCGCATGCCTGGGCCTTACGATGAATCTCGAGAAGAGAGAAACCCGCGAACACCTTCCCGAATGCAAAAACGGTCTTGAGGCGGCATCATGTCTCTCCGGATTTAAGATGCGCTCCAAGGCGGGTACGAGAATCGGCGGAAGGATGGGCCGCCCGGGAAAGTCCAAACCCCGTAAGATGAATCCTCCACCAAACGGACTCTTCCCTGTCGGCGACGAGGGCGGATCGAGGCGCTCTTTCCAGGAGGCCTCCAAGTCGAAGGAGAACAGGCAGGGGGGACTTATAACCGCCGAGATGGGTCTTCGCCGGTGCCCTTCGTGCAAAAAGATAACATACAAGAATATCTGCGAGTGCGGGACCCATACCGAACCCGAGTATGTATGCCCTAAGTGCGGAAGGAACGTTGTAGGCGGGAAATGTCCTGTCTGCGGGATGGAGGGAGTTTGCAGCCAGCAGGTCCAGATCGACGTAAAGGCTGAGTATGATTCCGCCCTGAAAAATGTCGGTATGATAAGGGATATGGAGCCCAAGCTGGTAAAAGGCGTAAAGGGTATGATGTCGAAGGAGAGGTGTGCCGAACCGCTGGAAAAGGCGGTATTACGTGCTGCAAACGAACTATACGTGTTCAAGGACGGAACCCTCCGCTACGATATGATCGACCTGCCGCTCACGCATTTCAAACCGAAGGAGATCGGGACTTCGGTTGAAAGGCTGATAGAACTTGGTTATCCTAAGGATGTCTACGGGAAACCTCTCGAATCCGAAGATCAGGTACTTGAGCTCAAATGCCAGGACATTCTTGTCTCCGAAGACTGCGGGGAATGGCTCCTGAAGGTTGCGATGTTTATCGACGAGATGCTCGGAAAGCTCTACGATCTTCCTCCCTACTATAATGCGGAGAAGAAAGAGGACATCGTCGGCCGCCTGCTCATGGGGCTTGCTCCGCATACGAGTGCCGGGGTTCTGGTGAGGCTTCTCGGTTTTTCGAAGGCATTTGTCGGATACGGCCACCCGTATTTCCACGCGGCAAAGAGGAGAAACTGCTTCCAGGGCGAGACCGAGATCACGGTCTATGACAATGAGAAGTGGCAGACGCTTCCGATACGGAAGTTCGTACTCGAGAACTTCGATATCTCGAAGACCAACTTCGATCTCGTCGGGACATACTATTCCGATCCATCAAAGACCTTCTGGGTCCATTCGCTCGATATCTCCGGTGCGGTCAGGATGAGGCGGGTCACTTCGGTATCAGTCCACAGGTCTCCGAAGACTCTAATCAGGTTCGAGACCTCGCGTGGAAGATCGGTAACCGTTACCCCCGAACACACGATGCTTGTCTGCGATCTTGCATACCAGCGGAGGGTTAAGGCCCTTGAGTTAAAGGAAGGAGATTTCGTCCCGATATTCGAGGGCACCTGCATGATAAACGACAGGATTGTCGGGCGCGACATCCTCGAGTCCGCCGAGGACTATGTGTTCTGCATGACCGTGGACCAGGATCACAATCTTCCTGCAAACGGTATTTTCACGGGGCAATGCGACGGCGACGAGGACTGCGTGATGCTCCTTCTCGACGGCCTGATCAACTTCTCCAAGTGCTTCCTCCCCGAGACGAGGGGCGGATCGATGGACGCCCCGCTCGTCCTGACGAGCAGGATAGATCCTTCCGAGGTTGACGGAGAGTGCCACAATGTGGATGCATGTCCGTCTTACCCGCTCGAACTCTATCTCGAAGCCCTGAAATATACGCATCCCAAGGATCTTGAAAAGAAGATCGACCATGTCGCCCTCCGGTTGGGGACACCGGGGCAGTATGAAGGGATCATGTTCACCCACGATACAACCGACATATCGGCGGGCCCGCTCATATCCTCTTATAATACATTAAAAACGATGACCGACAAACTCGAGGCCGAACTTGAACTTGGAAAGATCATACGAGCGGTCGATGCCGACGATGTCGCGGAGAGGGTGCTCAATACGCATTTCATACGCGATATTATGGGCAACCTTAATTCTTTTTCAAAACAGTCGATGCGCTGCACTAAGTGCAATGCGAAGTACAGGAGGATGCCGCTTTCGGGGAAGTGCAGGTGCGGGAATAAGGTGATCCCGACCGTCCACGAGGGGTCGGTCAAGAAATACCTTGAGATGTCACAGAAGATGTGCGATGAATATAATGTATCCGAATATACGAGGCAGAGGGTGGAGGTACTCTCGATGGCAGTCCTTTCGACCTTCGGCGAACCGCCCGAGAAGCAGATGGGTCTGGCGGATTTTATGTGA
- a CDS encoding ABC transporter permease, translating to MNPAGVPEQLRRAWAIAKKDILIYYFKGPVLIFGVFMPVFLFLAFLMGGRQLPLEFLVSGLIGMTLFFTATAVSPAIFPWEGQAKTLERLASCPVSTGTIVFGDMLASLIFGIGITAVTVIIGIALGLPLLHGIVLVAGIVISAFCFSAIGMLLAVPPTNVPSNIMMLTSLIKFPLIFVSGIFVPLEQLPYWGVALAACSPLTYFTDLVRYSFTDAHFFPVLTDLAVLTVFTFFFTIMAMALHKMTMPRRM from the coding sequence GTGAACCCGGCGGGAGTGCCGGAACAACTCCGGCGGGCATGGGCCATAGCTAAAAAAGACATCCTTATTTATTATTTTAAGGGGCCTGTCCTGATCTTCGGGGTTTTCATGCCGGTATTTCTTTTCCTCGCGTTCCTCATGGGGGGTCGTCAGCTTCCGCTGGAATTCCTCGTCTCAGGACTCATCGGCATGACCCTCTTTTTTACGGCCACCGCAGTTTCGCCTGCGATATTTCCGTGGGAGGGGCAGGCAAAGACCCTTGAACGGCTGGCTTCATGCCCGGTCTCCACCGGGACAATTGTCTTTGGCGACATGCTCGCTTCACTCATCTTCGGGATCGGAATAACGGCTGTCACTGTCATCATCGGTATCGCTCTTGGGCTTCCTCTGCTCCACGGCATTGTCCTTGTTGCCGGAATCGTAATCTCGGCGTTTTGTTTCTCGGCGATAGGAATGCTACTCGCTGTACCTCCCACGAATGTGCCATCGAATATAATGATGCTGACTTCGCTCATCAAGTTCCCACTCATATTTGTATCTGGGATTTTTGTTCCCCTGGAGCAACTGCCTTACTGGGGTGTGGCACTGGCGGCGTGCTCTCCCCTCACCTACTTTACTGATCTTGTCCGCTACTCGTTCACGGATGCACATTTCTTCCCGGTTCTAACCGATTTGGCAGTGCTGACTGTGTTCACCTTTTTTTTTACGATAATGGCGATGGCATTGCACAAGATGACGATGCCACGGAGAATGTAG